One window of the Pan troglodytes isolate AG18354 chromosome 12, NHGRI_mPanTro3-v2.0_pri, whole genome shotgun sequence genome contains the following:
- the MRPL19 gene encoding large ribosomal subunit protein bL19m produces the protein MAACIAAGHWAAMGLGRSFQAARTLLPAPASIACRVHAGPVRQQSTGPSEPGAFQPPPKPVIVDKHRPVEPERRFLSPEFIPRRGRTDPLKFQIERKDMLERRKVLHIPEFYVGSILRVTTADPYASGKISQFLGICIQRSGRGLGATFILRNVIEGQGVEICFELYNPRVQEIQVVKLEKRLDDSLLYLRDALPEYSTFDVNMKPVVQEPNQKVPVNELKVKMKPKPWSKRWERPNFNIKGIRFDLCLTEQQMKEAQKWNQPWLEFDMMREYDTSKIEAAIWKEIEASKRS, from the exons ATGGCGGCCTGCATTGCAGCGGGGCACTGGGCTGCAATGGGCCTAGGCCGGAGTTTCCAAGCCGCCAGGACTCTGCTCCCCGCGCCGGCCTCTATCGCCTGCA GGGTCCACGCGGGGCCTGTCCGGCAGCAGAGCACTGGGCCTTCCGAGCCCGGTGCGTTCCAACCGCCGCCGAAACCGGTCATCGTGGACAAGCACCGCCCCGTGGAACCGGAACGCAG gTTCTTGAGTCCTGAATTCATTCCTCGAAGGGGAAGAACAGATCCTCTGAAAtttcaaatagaaagaaaagatatgTTAGAAAGGAGAAAAGTACTCCACATTCCAGAGTTCTATGTTG GAAGTATTCTTCGTGTTACTACAGCTGACCCATATGCCAGTGGAAAAATCAGCCAGTTTCTGGGGATTTGCATTCAGAGATCAGGAAGAGGACTTGGAGCTACTTTCATCCTTAGGAATGTTATCGAAGGACAAG GTGTCGAGATTTGCTTTGAACTTTATAATCCTCGGGTCCAGGAGATTCAGGTGGTCAAATTAGAGAAACGGCTGGATGATAGCTTGCTATACTTACGAGATGCCCTTCCTGAATATAGCACTTTTGATGTGAATATGAAGCCAGTAGTACAAGAGCCTAACCAAAAAGTTCCTGTTAATGAG CTGAAAGTAAAAATGAAGCCTAAGCCCTGGTCTAAACGCTGGGAACGtccaaattttaatattaaaggaATCAGATTTGATCTTTGTTTAACTGAACAGCAAATGAAAGAAGCTCAGAAGTGGAATCAGCCATGGCTTGAATTTGATATGATGAGGGAATATGATACTTCAAAAATTGAAGCTGCAATATGGAAGGAAATTGAAGCGTCGAAAAGGTCTTGA